atactgttttcttaatggtggTGGAATGCAAGGCTATGGCAGCATTTTGGGTCTCAAGGCCTGTGCAGACTAAGTTGTACACTGGATCTGTTCCAAACGCACCCGGTCTGGTTCGTTtcgtttgaaacaatgtatcagtgtTCTTTCTGTTCACACTTCCCGAGCTCGTTTGAATGAtagctaaagtttttttttttttttttgttccttttccattttttttttccaggaccgTTCGTTTGTGTTTACAATGCAATTTCCAATCAGACTCGGTtcgtgtgtgtgcgcgcgcgtgcggatgtttacaatatcctgcaaggcatctTGAAAGATGGCACCTTATAAATGTGTTGAAAGACTTGCAGTAGTGACATAGTGCACTATGCAGTTACTAGTACTGCACAGTTCTCCTACTTGGTATTAATTTGAGAAATGATTGAATACATTTTCCCAGTTGTCCAGCCTGGCTTTTTGTGTCTGACAAAACTGATATCAAAGCTAGTTTCTCGCTCTGGCTAAAGGAGTACCAGATTTGAGAATGAAAAACTGGGGcgttttattttcttcagtttaCTGCCGGCATACCAACTCCAAAGCCGTTAGATAACAgtgtataataacacaataatagtttaaaactTAAACATCAGGCGTATTTATTGCTGATGATATCGCATTtgctttatattgtcatctcaaaACATATTAGTACTATTACCGTGATTAACATaccagaatgattaaacaaataatccataagattgtttattttatttttaaaatgacgcTAACACAATTAACTGCTCTTCTATAGATCTTGCTGAGCACAGCAATGCAGTTTTGTAggcctaaattaattaataaataaaataaaaagtggcaCAATCGCAAAACTACGATTTAACCGTTTACGACCGagacaaagaaaatgaagactTTTCTTGCACTACTTGTTCCCTCAAAAGATGAACTAAACTACGCGCGAAATATTTACTTCCGAGTGGTGTTCCCTTGTATAGTTCGTTTCCTATTTGCAAAAGAACCGTTTGCCAAATAGACCGAGACCACGTCTTTAGCTGGACTCGGTACGGTTTGTTTGAGGATTCGTTTCCCAAGCGGGCTTTTGTTGCGTGGACCAAACCCTAGTGTAAACGGACCCAGTGCGAAGCCCAGCCTAAAGGAGTTTGTGTAGAACACTACCATGACAAAGTGACGTCACATTTGTACATCCATCAAAACAGATGAGAGCGAGTACATCTCATTGACACACTCAGTACACTTTCTCCCACTTCCTCAACGTCCTCCACCcacacacagtgcaatacaaGACAGAGTAAATATTTAGGGTTCAGTTccagctgattttttttatttccttcttgaaaaaaaaaaaaaaaaaaagttctttatttACAGAAGTATTTCAACAATCTGACAGGCAGTGGACTTGACACAATTAGCTggcatgatttttatttatttattcttaacgTTGTGTTATGGCATGATCAtgagacaaaacaaaataatattctaCACAGCATATTGCACAGAAtgaattaaaaagttaaaatatatatttatattaaaaaaaaaaaaaaaaaaaaaatcagttgaacAAGCACTTTAAAACTTAAGGGTGTCTAAAGATAGATGTTCTAGTGCCCGTCTTGTTATATCGtaacatacataaacacacaatcTTCTTTTGCTTAGGGTACAATACAGACTTAAATGTACAACGTTGTtatcacttttcttttttcctttttttttatttttaaaacacaacagccaTAAACCTGAATCGAAAATACAAATGCTATTCACCATGCCATAAGATactaaaacaattatatttagcCAACAAGTAGAAAggattaaatattcaaatacaagAATGAGAAGCGCAGTACAGTGTCGCGAACTCAAATCGGCATTTTCATATATCCAGTGGTTAAAACAGCGCTTTTGCTCGAATAAAAGCGCCAAGAAATGGTAAGTTGAATAAAGCTAACGTATCTCATTTTCAACAGATACCCACGGTATTAAAACATCGAAACTGCAGTTGAAAATACTTTGTGTTTTACTAAAGGGAGAACTTAATTACAGTATCTTTAATAAGAGACTATGTCTTTAAGAAGCCTGCTGGAATGATGTGTAAACATGGGTAAAACGAGGTCGATTGTGATAAAACCACCTCCTTGTTCTTAAAAATGAGGAAATCCAAAACAGCGATAACACACCGATTGAAACCCccctatatattttatacaaaaatacactGAGAAAATAATCAAACGTTTTcatctcttttcttttaaaaagtgtcaaaaaagtctacatttaaatataaaaaattaaaagttaaactCTAGCCCTTCAATGAAGGAGACAAACGGTGCAggtaccaaacaaaaacaaagaatattaaaaaaaaaaaacagaatcaaaaaGTCTGGCCAGTATAAATACATCCGCATATAAAATGGCATCGGATTACATTTACAAGGGGAAAATAACACGGGGATGAAACATCGGTAAGAAAAACAAACGTTCTCATCACTTAAATCTGAGAAACACATATTCTGAGTAAATTTGGTCCTgaattgtacagtaaatataaagtCCAGCACATATTTGAGTTGCGTTTGAATCCTAAagagttaagaaagaaaaaaagagctgGTGATTTTTGTAGGACTCAAACATAGCGCCATCTATCTGCTTTAAATAATCCTAACACTATAGTTAACTGCTCAACAGTCTCAGAAATCCCAGAAAAGATATCTAGATAGgataacatgctttttttttttttttttctaacccacCTGTGAAACATTCCAACACCATCACCAAACTGgtctaagggaaaaaaaaaaaaaaaaaaaaaactttctcgtCTAATCAGCATTTTTCTGTACCACTTTAGTCATGAAAATGTACTAAACGATATTAAAAGTTCTTTCTTAAATGTCCTCTAAGTAACATTGATGTAAAAAGCCGACATAAACCCGCCTTCTTGTACGTGCAAATCAATTACAGTTTTCCAGTTCAGACTGAGTGTTTATTTCAATAGGCTGTCAGTCTCTCCTAATCAGGTTGCACACATCTTCCTCTCTTCTCATGCCAAAGTCTGATTAGGGCTGTTTTTTCAGCATTCTGCAGCTGAACCCCTTTCAGTATTCAATTTCTTGAAATAAACTCGCAGCGAGTTTCGATTGCTTTCTTTCTTAATGCTGGGGTCGTCCCTGCAAGGTTCGGACTCACCTTGGttttggtggggggtgggggggtggggggtcacaatcccttttttatttatcatcaGAGCAAAAAAAGTCAAGATTTATTTAGTCGCTCAGTACGTGAAAACCAAGTTGGAAATAGTCGACTCCAGCCAGTCCCCCGAAATCATTTCGCTCACCTCGGGTGTACAATAATCTGGGAACTCAAAATGAGATCCTGACCCAGACTCAAAGTTAAAATCCAGATCCCTGTCCAAAACCGAGGAGCCAAAACTACCCAGCGACATGCTGTCGAAACCGGGACTTGGGTTCAGGTCCAGCAAGTCGTCTTCAAACTCTTCATCAGAGGAAGAGGAGTGCGAGGAAGCGGAGGAATGGGACCCTGAAGGAGTTGGTGAGGATGCTCGCATATTGGTGTACCTGTGGTGGTCTGAGGGAGAAGTGGGGGAATGACTCTCTTCGTTGTTCCCCACAGCACCGTCTTCATAGAGGCTCAGCGGGTCACTGGATTCCGTGGAGCTGCTGAGGGTCGGGCTGGCCGGGACTGACACAGAAGAGGGGCTGATTCCGTGGTTATTGCCCCCAAAGATGTAAACcctcttcattttcttttctggGATGTGCTTGGCCGCAGACACTGATCTGGACTTGTAAAAGGAATGGTGATCTGTAGTAACTGCGTGAGAGACATGCTCAGGGAATGCAGACTTGCCCAGTATCTTGTGCTGTTTGTTAGATTTAGTGCCGCTGCTCTTTTTCAAAGAGGATTTAGTGTTAGCGCTATTGCAGCTTGTGCTGCCAATCTTCTCCCCTTTTTCCACCGGCTTGGAGCTGCTTGACTTCACCTTCTTTCTTGGCCGGTACTTGTAATCTGGGTAGTCTGCCATGTGCTTGAGTCGGAGCCGCTCCGCCTCCCGAATGAAGGGGATCTTGTCGTTGTCTTTAAGCAGTTTCCAGCGTTTGCCCAGTCTCTTGGAGATCTCAGCGTTATGCATGTCTGGCGACTGCTCCATGATCTTTCTCCTCTCAATCTGAGACCACACCATGAAGGCGTTCATGGGTCTCTTGATGTGGCCGCTG
This Polyodon spathula isolate WHYD16114869_AA chromosome 3, ASM1765450v1, whole genome shotgun sequence DNA region includes the following protein-coding sequences:
- the LOC121313353 gene encoding transcription factor SOX-4-like translates to MVQQTNNAENTEAVLAGESTDSGAMDLGMASSPTPGSAGDKLDPAWCKTPSGHIKRPMNAFMVWSQIERRKIMEQSPDMHNAEISKRLGKRWKLLKDNDKIPFIREAERLRLKHMADYPDYKYRPRKKVKSSSSKPVEKGEKIGSTSCNSANTKSSLKKSSGTKSNKQHKILGKSAFPEHVSHAVTTDHHSFYKSRSVSAAKHIPEKKMKRVYIFGGNNHGISPSSVSVPASPTLSSSTESSDPLSLYEDGAVGNNEESHSPTSPSDHHRYTNMRASSPTPSGSHSSASSHSSSSDEEFEDDLLDLNPSPGFDSMSLGSFGSSVLDRDLDFNFESGSGSHFEFPDYCTPEVSEMISGDWLESTISNLVFTY